A window of Gossypium hirsutum isolate 1008001.06 chromosome D13, Gossypium_hirsutum_v2.1, whole genome shotgun sequence genomic DNA:
GGACTCAGATGCTTGTAAGATTGACTTTGGAGCTTCTTTTCCACGTACAAGATAAACATAAATATCTTCATCAGCATAGTTAAGCTTTTGCATCAACTCGCAGCTTTCTCTTTCTCCAATGCACTCCTCACATACCTGGAAAATATCAACATAAGTAGACCAAACTTTCAAATACAAGAGTACTGCTGGAAAAAAATCCAACCATGTTTTGGGCAAAAACTTTGACATAAATCATTTCCCAGATTCGATGCaagtaaaaattatttaaaaaaaaaaaaaactttaagcaCTATGTACCACATTCCTTTCTATGAAATTCCCTGGCCAACCAGGACCAGCATGTCATACTTGCCTTCTTCACATGTGCGTCTAACATATGCAACAATTTTCTATGAACAAGTGAGGCAATCCTACAAAGTAAATTCTGAAAGCATTAATTACATTCATTTAAATGAGGTTGGCAAGCCCTCAGAACTCCTAACAACCACAGCAGAATGTTACAATCCCACTCTAGCCAGTATTACATTGTTCAAGTTTCATAACTTCTTAGATATCTCAGAATGTTTGAAAACCTATGAACAATAAAGCATTCTTGCCCTTAAAATTATGAGGAACCTTTTAGAATTGGATAAATCAAATAGCATATATTTCCTTCTTCCACTAATCATATTTCCAATTACCTCTGCTTGAATTGAATGCATAAAACACACCTGtttatttgaagaaaaataaaaattaaaaaatatatagcaTTCTCTATCTTCTTCCAATTGTTTTTCTAGTTCTTCAAATTCTCATCTTATTTCCATGCAAAAAAAGTCCTGCATACCTCAGGATGTGCACATCACATTGCATTATGGAAAGTTAACAACACGAACAACCAACACTTATAACCACCTAGATAAGAGCAcaaaagtttctttttcttttgtaacAACTATAATATTAGCTAAATTATCATCAAGTTTTAACTCACAAAAAAGAAGCCAACGTTCataaatcctaaatcaaaataagcTCCGTTACATAGATCACATAACCAGAAGAAATTTTCAAAACACGTAACAGgaataaaattacaatattaccTCTGGGCAGGTCCTAATCACTGGTTGCCTTGACTCATTCTCATTATTTACTTCATTTTGAAGATCAAGCGGCTGCTCACACATTGGCATGCCCCCACAGCATTCAGCCAAATCATTAGAGCTACAAAGCTCAATTATAGCAGATATGCCATTCTCCTCAGTACCACCCCATTCTTCACAAAAGCATTTCCAATCGTTCTCAGTGATAATGGTCAACCTATCTGTCTAAAATCCAAAGATGAGACTTTAAATTTTGAACTAATATTCTAGATGAAGAAAAAATTTGGATATTGCcaaaaagttcaaaaataaaaaacagcaCTAGTAGGTATCACCATCTGCATATTCAACAAAATGAATATGTATAAACACTCATATACTTACAGTAGAACCCTTCTGGAAAAAGGATCCACGTTTGTAGGCCACTTTAGGTGGCCTCTCCAGAAGGCGTGAATGCTGGAGAAAAGAAAGGTGGAAGGCTGTTAGAACCAATATCCTCGTGAATAATAATAAttggaaaagaaaggaaaaagatcaCAAACTGAAAGCAAAATAGGCCCCGATAATCTACAGATAAAATTTTACTTCCAACAGCATATTCCTCATTGTAAGTATGAAAGTCAATTTCAACCATAAGGTGGTTGTTGGCCCATTCATAAGTTCATTATTTCTATATTCTTTAACTGCTGCCAAAAAACATCATTACCAAATGACAGAAAGCACCAAAATGCACATAGAAAAAGGCTGGTCACTTCCCCACCAAACCAAACCAACAAGCATCAATCATAGGTAGGGAATAATCCTAATATATTCAGGGTTGGATAAAATTTAATGGGGTCTGAAGAACCTCAAACTGCAATGGTAAACAAGCACCAATCCTAGGTAGGGAAAATAATCATCCGCAATGGCACTAGACTATTAAAAAGAACTATTAGAAGAGTTGCAAGTGACCTTTTCGCATTTAAGCAAATTAATGACGCCATCAAGAATTTCAGGTTCCATGAATGAAGTATGTTTGCTGCTTGCAGTGACATAGCTCCTCCATTTTGAAAGCCAAGAAGAAGGCAGCAAGTAGTACTTGCAATTTGAAGACAGCGGGATACTCTTGCCCGTGGCTAACTTTTCATGGTTTTGACGCTGTTTAAGCTTCATTTCTCTGTAGCATGAACAATCAAATTCAATCAACCATGAAAGCATATTGACAGATAGCAACAAACTACGAATGAGAACTTAGTTCAGATTACCTTCTAGAATCCTCCAAGCATGCAACTTCTGAAAGTGTATTGCTGCACTCAGGACACTCTTCAGAGTCGGAAGGAAAAGTTGAACAACCTGAAGAATCATCAGGTTTTACTGTAATTGCATCCTCATAAAAGAAGAGCCATAGCTTCTCAGGGACCAGCAATCGCTTAGCACCAGCAGCTTGCTCTGGCATCAGGTGCCCATGAGGGCACCTAATTGACATTGTTGGTCCAGCATCAGCTTCACAAGGTGCATCAAGGTTTTTTCTTTTCACCCACTGCTGTAACCTACAAGTAGAAAATGTTCAGTGTCACTATAAACTCAGAACATAGCAACACAGGGCAGTGAAACCAAAAGGCTAGAAGGTATGCGTTTCCTACAACAGTTattagaagaagaaaaggacCCTTACCTATAATAATCTACCGCAGTCAGGAAAGGTAATCAAATTAGTGAGACTATTTAAAGcagaaataaaatagaaacagCTGTAGTCATACCATGCCTTTGATATATAGTAGGCTCCATCTTCGCACTTGGCTAAAAGTACATCTTCTGCAATCTCTTTCATCAATTTTCTTCGATCCCTATAGCTGTCTGCACATACAACTGTATGTGCCACATCAATAAGGCAGTCCAGGCAGTGATCACCTTTGGCAAATGTTGGGCCCCCATGGTACTGGTTTGCACAAGCACCATCAAAATGAACCCAGAGGTATTTGACATCACACAATAGGGGAAAACAAGATATCAAAATGGAAAAGCAAAATATTACATATGTACAAAAACATTAACATAACAATaatcatttttacattttgacaaaAAAGCAAATATGCAAAACAGAATTCAAACCTAGAAAAGCAAGTACACTCATGCAGCAATAAAAGTCATccatttcattaaaatttaaccaagcgctaaagattaaaaaaagacAGACAAGAAAGGTATCTAAGTGTAATTAAACGTGAAAAGCAAATAACAGTGGACAGAGTTCATGCAATAGAAGTCATATGATTAAAATGAAGCTACCTTAGACAACTTTGTCCAGGCTCCAGCTGACAATCGCTTCACAGAGCCAGCTTTGGAAAGTGGTATTTTTCCATGGGAACATTGGATAGATGTATTATCTAAAACACTGCAGGACATCAAACCATCAGCTGTAAGAGTAAACCTCGCAACAGTGgccatggaaaattttaaaaatccataaagggaactaaatttggaaaaaaaaatacaagcttAAGCAAGATTACTAACAAGCAGAAGTCCACACCTTAGAGGACAACTATTTAACATCCATAAATGCATGAGCAAATAAAAAAGGAAGGATTCAAATAAAATGTAGCACTATACTTACGGTGGAGAAATATTATCAGCCCATTGGCGAAGCCAGTCTGTGGAAATCCAATAGAACGGTTCTTCAACTGAATGAACAGGAGCTTCAGACAGCACTGATCTCACTTCCTGTCTCCTTTCTGTTATGTGATCTAgttctcttttcttcttcaatttgtaTTGTTCACAAGCATCAACATATGATGAATTCAAGTTTGTTATTTCCTCACAAAGATGAGATGGAAGTGAAATCCCATCATGTAAGAAAACTGCATCCCCTTCTATTTCCATGGTGCTGGCACCATTCTTCTTAGAACTAAGATTGTACATTAGCATGTAGGCATCAGTAGATGAAAACATCTCTATATGACTCCCAACACTAGATTCTTCATGTTGCAGCTGAATGGGATCCAAATGATTTCCATTGGCAGTGCCATCCCCTCCTGTGCAAGACGAATGAACAACTGCATCTGATCGATTAGATTTAGAATTGGAAGTTGAAGAGCCTTCTCCAAATGGATGATGACCCAAGTTTGAGACATGCTCGTCATCAAACTCCCACCACTGCCCTGTATTCTCATCCTTAATATGAGCTATATAGTGGCCACTGTTTGCAGCAGTTCCTTTGTGAATAAGAACTGCCGACAAGTCATATATTAATTCCACTTGAGAAGGCTTTGACAACCTCCCCCGCATATCTAGCTTTCCAGGAAAAGAGAACACAGAAGTAATCTTCTTCTTTGAAGTAGTCTACTGACACATTGAAGCACAGAAAATATTAAAAGTGTTATGACTGTTTGATGAAGCATGCTTTTGACAAGAGCTTCTACCACAAACAACACAAATGAATTACTTATGCATCACATCAAAGGTCATAATAGAGAGGAAAAAGGATCTGCTAATCATTTAATTGTAAGATATTAAAGCAAAAAGCAAAATGATACCCAATACACCATCAATTACCTTTTGAAGGAAATCATAGCGCTTCAGCTGAAAATTAAGCACATCAGGGAGTGTCCGCAACTTGATACTGCGAGAGGCATCAACTCTTATGTTACATGACTCACAAAAATATTGGTTATCGCCATGCAACTCTTCCACACTCAGGTAATCAGTTAAACTCTCCTCAAGAGTTTTGAGGCCCTTGACATTTAACTCAAGCTCATAAAAATCTTCCATCTTTGAAGAAGCTTCAGAATCTTTGCCACATCTTGAGCACCTATACATGAAGGATAAtacataaatctaaaataaaatacattcttCTAACTTGAACTTGTTGCATCCATAAGATCAGTCACAAGCTTGCAGTATCAAATTCCATAGGCAGGAAGaccatttatatatattcaaaggTGTGAGAAAATAAGTGGTTGAATAGGGTAAAATGCAAACCTCAATACAAATTGCTACAGCAAAACTACCAAGACACTAACAAATAACCTCACAACGAAAAGTGGTTGCAACTAGTAGATGATTGAAAAGTTTACATGAGGCAGCTGCTATAATACTGGAGGTTTGTACTAGTAGATGATTGACAAAGGCTGTTGATTCATACACCTCTCATTTAAACTAATGCTAGCTCAAGCATGACAGAAACCTAGACTAAAAGCAAGCTGACATTGAAGGAATTATTTGAAATAAGGCAACAAAAAAGAGTATTCGTGGAGGAATAATCCACTTATGAACAAATGTAAGCAAGTGGTAGTATTAAATGGCATAATGATATCTCTTGAAAGCTTCCAGAGTGCACTAAAATTTTTCCCTTGATATTGAAGAGTGGGTTTTCTTTATCTCTCAGTTTTCTTCCCTTTTAAGTTAATTAGTTCTTTTTCTCTCGCTCATTTCCTAAAAGTCAATCACCATTCGTTATTTAGTTATACTAGAGGCAGGCATCAAGGATTGAATCATATATGAGCATCTTATAAGTCTCCAAAACATATCAAACCAAGTAAAAGAAGAAATATAGCAATAATGCCAGATAGAAAATAGAAAATCATAATTTGCAAACTAGCACTGATGAAATTGATCTTACGTTGTAACATGAGATACACTTCCTCGAAAGAGATCTTGAACAATTGTCCTTGCTTTGGAAACTTGAGAATCACTTAGACAACGCTCAAGCAAAGAAAAAAGTAAGGTCAGGAATTCATGGCTATCCTGTTGAACTCCATTATCTAACTCGAGTGTTTTTATAAAAGGGGCAGAGTCAATGAAAGCCATTTTACTAGCATGCAACTGCGCAAAAAGTCGTGCAAGTTGATCTAAGACAGGATGTCGGTTCAAAACATCAGGTTCAACAGAGAAAACACCTTGTCGAAATGATTTGTTCATGTACAAGCACTGTAAAATGCTGTTAGCATAGCA
This region includes:
- the LOC107888369 gene encoding ubiquitin carboxyl-terminal hydrolase 26 isoform X1 produces the protein MSRPTTRCKNKRHRQVENDDTTTEILRKIHLTGEITDDDVNQLYMITKPVCQGCRVNTKDNPNCFCGLIPPPNGSRKAGLWQKMSDIIQALGPDPCKDLRASAYSPAGLTNLGATCYANSILQCLYMNKSFRQGVFSVEPDVLNRHPVLDQLARLFAQLHASKMAFIDSAPFIKTLELDNGVQQDSHEFLTLLFSLLERCLSDSQVSKARTIVQDLFRGSVSHVTTCSRCGKDSEASSKMEDFYELELNVKGLKTLEESLTDYLSVEELHGDNQYFCESCNIRVDASRSIKLRTLPDVLNFQLKRYDFLQKTTSKKKITSVFSFPGKLDMRGRLSKPSQVELIYDLSAVLIHKGTAANSGHYIAHIKDENTGQWWEFDDEHVSNLGHHPFGEGSSTSNSKSNRSDAVVHSSCTGGDGTANGNHLDPIQLQHEESSVGSHIEMFSSTDAYMLMYNLSSKKNGASTMEIEGDAVFLHDGISLPSHLCEEITNLNSSYVDACEQYKLKKKRELDHITERRQEVRSVLSEAPVHSVEEPFYWISTDWLRQWADNISPPVLDNTSIQCSHGKIPLSKAGSVKRLSAGAWTKLSKYHGGPTFAKGDHCLDCLIDVAHTVVCADSYRDRRKLMKEIAEDVLLAKCEDGAYYISKAWLQQWVKRKNLDAPCEADAGPTMSIRCPHGHLMPEQAAGAKRLLVPEKLWLFFYEDAITVKPDDSSGCSTFPSDSEECPECSNTLSEVACLEDSRREMKLKQRQNHEKLATGKSIPLSSNCKYYLLPSSWLSKWRSYVTASSKHTSFMEPEILDGVINLLKCEKHSRLLERPPKVAYKRGSFFQKGSTTDRLTIITENDWKCFCEEWGGTEENGISAIIELCSSNDLAECCGGMPMCEQPLDLQNEVNNENESRQPVIRTCPEVCEECIGERESCELMQKLNYADEDIYVYLVRGKEAPKSILQASESSEPDRRTSKRSRRTNNGNLVNLRVSATTSIYQLKMMIWESLGVVKENQILHKGSRVIDQETATLADMNIFPGDRLWVKDSEIHEDRDIADELSDQKMNVENIEEGFRGTLLTANISSQVV
- the LOC107888369 gene encoding ubiquitin carboxyl-terminal hydrolase 26 isoform X3; its protein translation is MNSLVHFSPNCPKSAVKDPAPRGGILFKNPGSVNDKMSRPTTRCKNKRHRQVENDDTTTEILRKIHLTGEITDDDVNQLYMITKPVCQGCRVNTKDNPNCFCGLIPPPNGSRKAGLWQKMSDIIQALGPDPCKDLRASAYSPAGLTNLGATCYANSILQCLYMNKSFRQGVFSVEPDVLNRHPVLDQLARLFAQLHASKMAFIDSAPFIKTLELDNGVQQDSHEFLTLLFSLLERCLSDSQVSKARTIVQDLFRGSVSHVTTCSRCGKDSEASSKMEDFYELELNVKGLKTLEESLTDYLSVEELHGDNQYFCESCNIRVDASRSIKLRTLPDVLNFQLKRYDFLQKTTSKKKITSVFSFPGKLDMRGRLSKPSQVELIYDLSAVLIHKGTAANSGHYIAHIKDENTGQWWEFDDEHVSNLGHHPFGEGSSTSNSKSNRSDAVVHSSCTGGDGTANGNHLDPIQLQHEESSVGSHIEMFSSTDAYMLMYNLSSKKNGASTMEIEGDAVFLHDGISLPSHLCEEITNLNSSYVDACEQYKLKKKRELDHITERRQEVRSVLSEAPVHSVEEPFYWISTDWLRQWADNISPPVLDNTSIQCSHGKIPLSKAGSVKRLSAGAWTKLSKYHGGPTFAKGDHCLDCLIDVAHTVVCADSYRDRRKLMKEIAEDVLLAKCEDGAYYISKAWLQQWVKRKNLDAPCEADAGPTMSIRCPHGHLMPEQAAGAKRLLVPEKLWLFFYEDAITVKPDDSSGCSTFPSDSEECPECSNTLSEVACLEDSRREMKLKQRQNHEKLATGKSIPLSSNCKYYLLPSSWLSKWRSYVTASSKHTSFMEPEILDGVINLLKCEKHSRLLERPPKVAYKRGSFFQKGSTTDRLTIITENDWKCFCEEWGGTEENGISAIIELCSSNDLAECCGGMPMCEQPLDLQNEVNNENESRQPVIRTCPEVCEECIGERESCELMQKLNYADEDIYVYLVRGKEAPKSILQASESSEPDRRTSKRSRRTNNGNLVNLRVSATTSIYQLKMMIWESLGVVKENQILHKGSRVIDQETATLADMNIFPGDRLWVKDSEIHEDRDIADELSDQKMNVENIEEGFRGTLLTANISSQVV
- the LOC107888369 gene encoding ubiquitin carboxyl-terminal hydrolase 26 isoform X2, whose protein sequence is MNSLVHFSPNCPKSAVKDPAPRGGILFKNPAGSVNDKMSRPTTRCKNKRHRQVENDDTTTEILRKIHLTGEITDDDVNQLYMITKPVCQGCRVNTKDNPNCFCGLIPPPNGSRKAGLWQKMSDIIQALGPDPCKDLRASAYSPAGLTNLGATCYANSILQCLYMNKSFRQGVFSVEPDVLNRHPVLDQLARLFAQLHASKMAFIDSAPFIKTLELDNGVQQDSHEFLTLLFSLLERCLSDSQVSKARTIVQDLFRGSVSHVTTCSRCGKDSEASSKMEDFYELELNVKGLKTLEESLTDYLSVEELHGDNQYFCESCNIRVDASRSIKLRTLPDVLNFQLKRYDFLQKTTSKKKITSVFSFPGKLDMRGRLSKPSQVELIYDLSAVLIHKGTAANSGHYIAHIKDENTGQWWEFDDEHVSNLGHHPFGEGSSTSNSKSNRSDAVVHSSCTGGDGTANGNHLDPIQLQHEESSVGSHIEMFSSTDAYMLMYNLSSKKNGASTMEIEGDAVFLHDGISLPSHLCEEITNLNSSYVDACEQYKLKKKRELDHITERRQEVRSVLSEAPVHSVEEPFYWISTDWLRQWADNISPPVLDNTSIQCSHGKIPLSKAGSVKRLSAGAWTKLSKYHGGPTFAKGDHCLDCLIDVAHTVVCADSYRDRRKLMKEIAEDVLLAKCEDGAYYISKAWLQQWVKRKNLDAPCEADAGPTMSIRCPHGHLMPEQAAGAKRLLVPEKLWLFFYEDAITVKPDDSSGCSTFPSDSEECPECSNTLSEVACLEDSRREMKLKQRQNHEKLATGKSIPLSSNCKYYLLPSSWLSKWRSYVTASSKHTSFMEPEILDGVINLLKCEKHSRLLERPPKVAYKRGSFFQKGSTTDRLTIITENDWKCFCEEWGGTEENGISAIIELCSSNDLAECCGGMPMCEQPLDLQNEVNNENESRQPVIRTCPEVCEECIGERESCELMQKLNYADEDIYVYLVRGKEAPKSILQASESSEPDRRTSKRSRRTNNGNLVNLRVSATTSIYQLKMMIWESLGVVKENQILHKGSRVIDQETATLADMNIFPGDRLWVKDSEIHEDRDIADELSDQKMNVENIEEGFRGTLLTANISSQVV